The following are encoded in a window of Bacteroidales bacterium genomic DNA:
- a CDS encoding sodium/proline symporter translates to MDYNVQLLIVMIIYMTLLIGWGIYQGRKVKTSSDFAIAGRKLPGWVAALSERATGESSWALLGLPGAAYATGLLEVWTAVGCVVGILFAWIVLAWRLREEAAKYEIDTFTDYIAQKHGEVGKWIRIVGSFTIVFFFFFYVGAQFLGGGKTLHNLFGINVTWGMIIVVLLVVPYTIYGGFRSVTYTDVIQAILMIITLIAAPIAGIIYLANQPEGTLFAGSISEALTKAGESYSTLAGGANLKEGSELSNALMSVFPKSLNIVKGLGTGIIIAGAFSWFFGYLGGQPQLSMRFMAIKDAKHAKQARNIGVIWTVIAYIGALMIGWIGIAVFGPKGLEDQETVMPEVLTTLFNPLIAGILITGVLAAIISTANSLLILSATELSENLIKPLSKPSKGSGNSLMQSRLVTGILAIVALVLAYFSPSDLIYTIVGYVWAGIGSTFSIVILLTLFWKRFHGIPALLTIITGLGFTIIWISTGLDKIITARIMTFIIALIVAVLSTYLIPKREKYPKS, encoded by the coding sequence ATGGATTACAATGTGCAATTATTGATCGTCATGATCATTTATATGACCTTGCTGATCGGCTGGGGTATTTATCAAGGCAGAAAAGTAAAAACAAGTTCAGATTTTGCAATTGCCGGACGAAAATTACCCGGTTGGGTTGCAGCACTCAGCGAACGTGCAACCGGAGAATCTTCATGGGCATTATTAGGATTGCCGGGGGCAGCTTATGCAACAGGGCTGTTAGAGGTTTGGACAGCCGTCGGTTGTGTTGTCGGTATTCTTTTTGCATGGATTGTATTGGCTTGGAGGTTACGTGAAGAAGCAGCCAAGTATGAGATTGATACTTTCACGGATTATATTGCTCAAAAACACGGCGAAGTCGGGAAATGGATTCGCATTGTCGGAAGTTTTACTATAGTATTTTTTTTCTTCTTTTATGTAGGTGCTCAATTCCTCGGAGGAGGAAAAACTTTACACAATTTATTCGGAATTAATGTTACTTGGGGAATGATAATTGTGGTATTGCTGGTTGTTCCTTATACAATCTACGGCGGATTCAGAAGTGTAACATATACAGATGTTATCCAAGCAATATTAATGATTATTACCTTAATTGCTGCACCGATTGCCGGTATTATCTATTTGGCAAATCAACCGGAAGGAACTTTGTTTGCCGGTTCAATTTCTGAAGCTTTGACTAAAGCCGGCGAGAGCTATTCTACTTTGGCGGGAGGTGCAAATTTAAAGGAAGGTTCAGAATTATCAAATGCCTTAATGTCTGTATTTCCCAAAAGTTTGAATATTGTTAAAGGCTTAGGAACAGGAATAATTATTGCCGGTGCTTTCTCGTGGTTTTTCGGATATTTGGGAGGGCAACCTCAATTAAGTATGCGATTTATGGCAATAAAGGATGCAAAGCATGCCAAGCAAGCAAGAAATATAGGTGTAATTTGGACAGTTATTGCTTATATAGGAGCATTAATGATAGGATGGATAGGAATAGCCGTCTTCGGACCGAAAGGTCTGGAAGATCAAGAAACTGTAATGCCTGAAGTTCTCACCACCTTGTTTAATCCTTTGATTGCCGGCATTCTTATCACGGGAGTTTTAGCTGCCATTATTTCTACAGCAAATTCTTTATTAATTTTGTCTGCAACCGAGTTATCGGAAAACCTGATTAAACCTTTAAGTAAGCCTTCTAAAGGTTCCGGAAATTCATTAATGCAATCTCGATTGGTAACAGGTATATTGGCTATTGTCGCACTTGTATTGGCATATTTCTCACCGAGTGATCTCATATATACCATTGTGGGATATGTATGGGCAGGTATTGGTTCTACATTCTCAATAGTAATATTATTAACATTATTCTGGAAACGCTTTCACGGTATTCCGGCATTATTGACCATTATTACCGGTTTGGGATTTACCATTATATGGATCAGCACAGGACTTGATAAAATTATTACAGCTCGTATAATGACCTTTATTATTGCTTTAATTGTTGCTGTTTTAAGCACTTACTTGATTCCTAAAAGGGAAAAATATCCTAAAAGTTAG